In one window of Vicia villosa cultivar HV-30 ecotype Madison, WI unplaced genomic scaffold, Vvil1.0 ctg.002813F_1_1, whole genome shotgun sequence DNA:
- the LOC131639868 gene encoding increased DNA methylation 1-like, with product MKFSAAVNKSQGKITRKDQSLHKLVFQALEHNANVTYIVRGEKLLDGKIDKDTPGIMCSCCNNVVSPSTFEAHAGWASRRKPYRHIFAGEVSLHELSISMLKKQTISVSTDSDGRCSICEQGGHLLCCDGCPRAFHLECVPLETEPGRIWYCKYCCHNVNHNEKREGRSAKGRATRRVSGKRARRGPLTVNDLDIVDGGCQLCREDDFELVDFGPRTVIICDQCNKEFHIGCLKDHKIENLEKLPEGDWFCGSECLQVRAFLQNLVNRGDAPVSDSLLSLIKKKREQKGVETDSVLDVKWRILNWKLLASEEIRALLSKAVAIFHEQFDPIVDAETGADFIPSMLYARTLKDQYFGGMYCAVLTVNQKVVCAGTFRLFGREVAELPLVATHGASQGKGYFQALLACIQGVLGELRVGRLFLPAAHEAKSLWTRKYGFMALDQDEMNFITRLYRLMMFKGAALLQKPVPRPVITECVEEDPFEEGA from the exons ATGAAGTTCAGCGCAGCTGTCAATAAGAGTCAGGGGAAAATAACTAGAAA GGACCAAAGCTTGCACAAGTTGGTTTTTCAAGCATTGGAACATAATGCTAATGTGACATACATTGTTCGTGGAGAG AAACTATTGGATGGTAAAATAGACAAAGATACCCCTGGAATTATGTGTAGTTGCTGTAACAATGTG GTTAGCCCTTCTACATTTGAAGCACATGCTGGCTGGGCATCCCGACGCAAGCC TTACCGGCACATATTTGCCGGTGAAGTCTCACTACATGAGTTGTCCATTTCTATGTTGAAAAAGCAGACAATTTCTGTGAGTACCGATAGCGATGGCCGTTGCAGTATTTGTGAACAAGGAGGACATCTTTTATGCTGTGATGGATGCCCAAGAGCTTTCCACTTAG AATGTGTGCCTCTTGAAACCGAACCGGGTCGCATTTGGTACTGCAAATATTGCTGTCATAATGTAAACCATAACGAAAAACGTGAAGGGCGTAGCGCAAAAGGTCGGGCAACTCGAAGGGTTTCGGGGAAGAGAGCCCGGAGAGGCCCCCTTACGGTAAATGATCTCGATATTGTCGACGGTGGATGTCAACTGTGCAG GGAAGATGATTTCGAGCTAGTAGATTTTGGTCCTCGGACAGTAATTATATGTGACCAG TGTAATAAGGAATTTCACATAGGGTGTTTGAAGGATCATAAGATCGAAAACCTAGAG AAATTACCTGAAGGGGACTGGTTCTGCGGCTCGGAATGTCTTCAAGTTCGGGCTTTTTTGCAGAATTTAGTGAATCGCGGGGACGCACCAGTTTCAGATTCCCTCCTAAGTTTGATTAAAAAGAAGCGTGAGCAAAAAGGTGTAGAAACTGATTCTGTCCTTGATGTAAAATGGAGGATTCTGAACTGGAAGTTGCTTGCCTCTGAAGAAATTCGGGCGCTGCTTTCGAAGGCTGTTGCTATCTTTCAT GAACAATTTGATCCCATAGTGGATGCTGAAACAGGCGCAGATTTCATTCCGTCAATGCTTTATGC GAGGACCCTCAAGGATCAGTATTTTGGAGGAATGTATTGTGCAGTGCTCACTGTCAA CCAAAAGGTTGTATGCGCGGGGACATTCCGTTTGTTCGGGAGAGAAGTGGCGGAGCTTCCCTTAGTTGCAACTCATGGAGCTAGCCAAGGAAAG GGTTACTTCCAAGCCCTGCTTGCCTGCATCCAGGGCGTGCTTGGAGAGTTAAGAGTGGGACGGTTATTCTTACCGGCTGCTCATGAAGCTAAATCATTATGGACTAGGAAATACGGGTTTATGGCGCTAGACCAAGATGAG ATGAATTTTATCACAAGATTGTACCGCTTGATGATGTTTAAAGGGGCAGCATTACTGCAGAAGCCGGTTCCTCGGCCCGTCATAACCGAGTGCGTTGAAGAAGATCCATTTGAAGAAGGTGCATGA